In Candidatus Aenigmatarchaeota archaeon, one DNA window encodes the following:
- a CDS encoding NifU family protein, with the protein MELENKIQEIREVLVENGSDLELLHFDENVGVIKIALKGACSYSPFSRITATEFIEKKLMEDPKISKVYFQNSPY; encoded by the coding sequence ATGGAACTCGAAAATAAAATCCAGGAAATAAGAGAAGTACTAGTCGAAAATGGAAGTGATTTAGAGTTACTCCACTTTGATGAAAACGTTGGTGTCATCAAAATTGCGCTTAAGGGTGCCTGCTCATATTCTCCTTTCTCAAGGATTACCGCAACCGAGTTCATTGAAAAGAAATTGATGGAAGACCCAAAGATAAGCAAGGTCTACTTCCAGAACAGCCCATATTGA
- a CDS encoding site-specific DNA-methyltransferase — translation MAVKTNLLGGLELGKVHCMDCVEGMKLLPKNSVDLVVTSPPYDGVRVYKGNLTFDLHATGEQIYRVLKEGGVAVMVIQDQTKDFGKSLTTFKTVLDWCDNLGFKLFECLIYRKHGVEGAWWKQRFRVDHEYMPVFLKGKKPQYFDKEPIKIPSKHGGKVMKGSGNRRTDGTTTCTVKRPINGMKCPGTVWEYLMAGDKNPLKRQHPAVFPDKIPCDCIKVFCPPKGIVLDPFMGCGSTAVAAKRLGRNFLGFDSVQEYCDLAHRRLKEEFDDSQKKLELR, via the coding sequence ATGGCTGTTAAAACTAACCTTCTGGGGGGTTTGGAGCTTGGAAAAGTGCATTGTATGGATTGTGTCGAAGGTATGAAGCTTCTCCCCAAGAATTCCGTTGACCTTGTGGTAACTTCGCCGCCGTATGATGGTGTGAGGGTTTACAAAGGGAACCTGACTTTTGACTTGCACGCGACAGGGGAGCAGATTTATCGCGTGCTTAAGGAGGGGGGAGTTGCAGTAATGGTTATTCAGGACCAGACGAAGGATTTTGGAAAATCCCTCACAACTTTTAAGACCGTGCTGGACTGGTGCGACAACCTTGGCTTTAAGCTCTTTGAGTGCCTGATTTACCGGAAGCATGGCGTTGAAGGTGCATGGTGGAAACAAAGATTTAGGGTTGACCATGAGTACATGCCTGTTTTTCTGAAGGGAAAAAAGCCACAGTACTTTGACAAGGAGCCAATTAAGATTCCTTCCAAGCACGGCGGAAAGGTAATGAAGGGAAGCGGCAACAGGAGAACGGATGGCACTACAACCTGCACAGTGAAGCGCCCAATAAATGGGATGAAATGCCCTGGCACAGTGTGGGAATATCTTATGGCTGGCGACAAGAATCCCCTGAAGCGCCAACACCCTGCGGTTTTTCCTGATAAAATTCCGTGTGACTGCATCAAGGTGTTTTGCCCGCCCAAGGGCATTGTTCTGGATCCGTTCATGGGCTGCGGCTCGACGGCTGTTGCGGCAAAGCGGCTTGGGCGGAATTTTTTGGGGTTTGATTCTGTCCAGGAGTATTGCGACCTTGCACACAGGAGGTTGAAGGAAGAATTTGATGACTCCCAGAAAAAGCTGGAGTTAAGGTAG
- a CDS encoding HD domain-containing protein, with protein MDQKELDKKISQIAEESEKIMVSCPRAAHHFEHIKRVLKLGLEIGKEEGADMAILKPAILMHDLGRTCEDGKTHHSKFSVDVAKKVLEKVDYPKEYWGPILYAIENHSWRSTAERKEAQILQDADKLDAIGAIGLARGFAFGGSNNWPEYNPEDPFLKQDRPMENYTVDHIYWKILRLKRKMHTKKGKELAEEREKFVREFLDRMEKELNGEL; from the coding sequence ATGGACCAAAAAGAGCTTGACAAAAAAATCTCACAAATTGCCGAAGAATCGGAAAAGATTATGGTTTCCTGCCCGAGAGCGGCCCACCATTTCGAGCACATAAAACGGGTGCTGAAGCTTGGCCTGGAGATTGGAAAAGAGGAAGGCGCAGACATGGCAATACTCAAGCCGGCGATATTGATGCATGACCTTGGCAGAACATGCGAAGACGGAAAGACCCACCACTCAAAATTCTCAGTAGACGTCGCAAAAAAAGTACTTGAAAAGGTGGACTACCCCAAAGAATACTGGGGGCCAATACTGTACGCAATCGAAAACCATTCCTGGAGAAGCACTGCCGAGAGAAAGGAGGCGCAAATACTGCAGGACGCTGACAAGCTGGATGCAATCGGAGCGATTGGCCTGGCACGCGGCTTTGCCTTCGGCGGCTCGAACAACTGGCCTGAGTATAACCCAGAGGACCCATTTCTCAAACAGGACCGGCCGATGGAAAACTATACGGTAGACCATATATACTGGAAGATACTGAGGCTGAAGCGAAAAATGCACACCAAAAAAGGAAAGGAACTCGCAGAAGAAAGGGAAAAATTCGTCAGGGAATTTCTCGACAGGATGGAAAAAGAACTCAATGGAGAACTATAA
- the pcm gene encoding protein-L-isoaspartate O-methyltransferase, protein MLVSTLVSSGCLRTPRIIDAFRKIRREDFLPPEIKHLSPLNAPLPIGEGQTISQPLTVAFMFELLAPGAGDRILDVGSGSGWTAALLSEIVGKSGKVYAIEILPKIKDFGEKNAAKYGFAKKGILKFHLGDGTAGIKEKAPFDKILVSASAPNVPGSLKDQLKIGGVMVIPVKNSILRITKKEENCFLREEYPGFVFVPLISKSQAPKTS, encoded by the coding sequence ATGCTGGTCAGCACTCTTGTAAGCTCCGGGTGCCTGCGGACGCCCCGGATAATCGATGCCTTTCGCAAAATAAGGCGGGAGGATTTTCTGCCGCCCGAGATTAAGCATTTGTCGCCGCTAAATGCCCCGCTTCCAATCGGGGAAGGCCAGACCATCTCACAGCCCCTGACAGTCGCATTTATGTTCGAGCTTCTGGCGCCTGGTGCTGGGGACAGGATTCTGGATGTCGGGTCGGGTTCCGGATGGACTGCCGCGCTTTTGTCTGAAATCGTTGGCAAAAGCGGAAAAGTCTATGCCATCGAAATACTCCCGAAAATCAAGGATTTTGGCGAGAAAAACGCAGCCAAATACGGCTTTGCCAAAAAGGGAATCCTGAAGTTCCACCTTGGAGACGGCACAGCGGGGATTAAGGAAAAAGCGCCTTTCGACAAAATTCTAGTTTCCGCTTCCGCGCCTAATGTGCCCGGCTCCCTGAAAGACCAGCTTAAAATCGGGGGAGTGATGGTGATACCTGTGAAAAACAGTATCTTAAGGATTACAAAAAAGGAAGAAAATTGCTTTCTCCGGGAAGAATACCCGGGGTTTGTTTTTGTGCCCTTAATCAGTAAAAGTCAAGCCCCAAAAACTTCCTGA
- the ftsZ gene encoding cell division protein FtsZ produces the protein MVAKKNDTVIKKTQEETDLETILEQRKARIKVVGAGGAGNNTATRLVESGAPKVEVIAINTDAQQLLYSKADKKILIGKVLTRGLGAGADPLVGEEAAKESREDIKKALTGADMVFVTCGLGGGTGTGSAPVVAETAKKLGALTVGVVTMPFTMEGRHRMNNALGGLSKLQKHVDTLIIIPNDKLLEIVPEVSITTAFKIADEILVNAVRGVTDLIMQPGLVNLDFADVKAVMTDGGLAMIGLGSSDTENRAIEAVERAINNPLLDVDVEGARGALINICGGSSITIKECQEIVERVSSVLDPNAKVIWGAVVDKSLGEAVNTLVIVTGVKTLDRFEEKEVIRQTKKREIENTLGVDVVE, from the coding sequence ATGGTTGCCAAGAAGAACGACACAGTTATCAAAAAAACGCAGGAAGAAACCGACCTTGAGACAATACTTGAGCAGCGGAAAGCAAGGATCAAGGTGGTTGGCGCTGGCGGGGCAGGAAACAACACTGCAACCCGGCTTGTCGAAAGCGGAGCCCCAAAGGTCGAAGTAATTGCAATTAATACTGACGCTCAGCAGCTTCTCTACAGCAAAGCTGACAAAAAGATCCTTATAGGAAAAGTCCTTACGAGAGGCCTTGGCGCAGGAGCCGACCCTCTTGTGGGCGAGGAAGCGGCAAAAGAAAGCCGCGAAGACATCAAAAAGGCGCTTACCGGCGCAGACATGGTTTTTGTCACCTGCGGGCTTGGCGGCGGAACCGGAACCGGCTCGGCGCCTGTGGTGGCTGAAACCGCAAAGAAGCTTGGAGCCCTGACCGTGGGCGTTGTCACAATGCCCTTTACCATGGAAGGCCGGCACAGGATGAATAATGCCCTTGGAGGCCTAAGCAAGCTCCAAAAGCACGTAGATACCCTTATAATTATCCCTAACGACAAGCTCCTTGAGATTGTCCCTGAAGTTTCTATTACGACCGCATTCAAGATTGCAGACGAAATTCTGGTTAACGCCGTAAGGGGGGTTACCGACCTCATAATGCAGCCAGGTCTCGTAAACCTTGACTTTGCAGATGTAAAAGCGGTCATGACTGACGGCGGGCTTGCCATGATTGGCCTGGGAAGCTCCGACACCGAAAACCGGGCAATAGAGGCCGTTGAAAGGGCCATAAACAATCCTCTTCTTGATGTTGACGTTGAAGGTGCCAGAGGCGCATTGATAAACATATGCGGCGGCTCGAGCATTACAATTAAGGAATGCCAGGAAATTGTTGAAAGAGTGTCCTCAGTCCTGGACCCCAATGCAAAGGTAATATGGGGGGCTGTCGTTGACAAGTCCCTTGGAGAAGCGGTAAACACGCTTGTAATAGTAACTGGGGTCAAGACGCTCGACAGATTTGAGGAAAAAGAGGTTATTCGCCAGACCAAGAAGAGGGAAATCGAAAACACCCTTGGTGTTGATGTGGTGGAATAA
- a CDS encoding hydroxymethylglutaryl-CoA reductase, degradative — MRTSAISGFSRMPLEEKIRVVEKFSGLDSEDLKILETYRKLPDYSELENNIGPFKIATNFLVNGRDILVPMETEEPSVVAAASRGAKLARQGGGFTGGYLESKTVGIVQLIDIPELEEAIRNISRKKQEILRDANRTNAFIFERGGGAKDLEVKTVETEKGKHLVAYLTVDTLDAMGANIINTMLEEIAPYLSELSGGRPNLKIVSNFAPRRVVKMCCKIPIEKLAIEDFPGEEVAKRIVQATALAKVDVYRGSTHNKGAMNGIDAVVLATGNDFRAVEAGVHSYAARNGKYTAITDWWLDGNYINGKIEVPLVIGTVGGATGTKKGRLALKILGIKKAEELGAICASVGLSNNFAATSAIVSVGIQKGHMKIHRKFLEGKPK, encoded by the coding sequence ATGCGCACTTCAGCAATAAGCGGATTCAGCCGGATGCCGCTTGAGGAAAAGATAAGGGTAGTTGAGAAGTTTTCGGGGCTTGACAGCGAAGACCTCAAAATCCTGGAAACTTACAGAAAGCTCCCCGACTACTCGGAGCTTGAAAACAATATCGGGCCATTCAAGATTGCGACAAACTTCCTTGTAAACGGAAGGGACATTCTTGTCCCCATGGAAACTGAAGAGCCCTCAGTTGTCGCTGCTGCTTCGAGAGGGGCAAAGCTTGCGCGGCAGGGGGGCGGGTTTACCGGCGGCTACCTGGAATCAAAAACCGTCGGTATTGTGCAGCTGATTGATATCCCGGAGCTGGAAGAAGCAATAAGGAACATTTCCCGGAAAAAGCAGGAAATCCTGAGAGATGCTAACCGGACAAATGCTTTCATTTTTGAAAGGGGCGGAGGGGCAAAAGACCTGGAGGTAAAAACAGTTGAGACCGAAAAAGGAAAGCACCTTGTTGCATACCTAACCGTCGACACGCTTGACGCGATGGGGGCAAACATCATAAACACTATGCTTGAGGAAATCGCGCCTTATCTGTCGGAGCTTTCGGGAGGAAGGCCCAACCTGAAAATTGTGTCAAACTTTGCGCCAAGGCGCGTTGTGAAAATGTGCTGCAAAATCCCAATCGAAAAGCTCGCAATAGAGGATTTTCCGGGCGAAGAGGTTGCAAAAAGAATTGTCCAGGCAACGGCCCTTGCAAAGGTGGACGTTTACCGGGGCTCAACACATAACAAGGGGGCAATGAATGGAATAGATGCCGTAGTTCTTGCAACCGGAAATGACTTTAGGGCCGTTGAGGCGGGAGTTCATAGCTACGCCGCAAGAAACGGAAAATATACCGCCATAACCGACTGGTGGCTTGACGGAAATTACATTAACGGAAAAATAGAAGTGCCCCTTGTCATTGGAACCGTGGGCGGCGCGACAGGGACAAAGAAGGGGCGGCTTGCTCTAAAGATACTTGGAATTAAAAAGGCAGAAGAGCTTGGCGCAATATGCGCGTCAGTCGGCCTTTCCAATAACTTTGCGGCAACTTCCGCCATAGTTTCTGTTGGAATACAGAAGGGGCACATGAAGATTCACCGTAAGTTTCTTGAAGGGAAGCCAAAATAA
- a CDS encoding histidine phosphatase family protein has protein sequence MTELTFFAHGTTTDNEAGLATGWNGGELSELGKRQSEDLEKAIAEKFDLVFCSDLKRAIDSAEIAFGKKYQVIPDRRLREVNYGNLTGTEFSAFSEKLADFIDAKFPGGESYKDVEKRVSEFLGVLKTNYPGKKIAIVSHQGPQLALEVLINKKSWKEALSEDWRRKKDWKPGWKYVLSD, from the coding sequence ATGACTGAACTGACCTTCTTTGCCCACGGAACAACAACCGACAATGAAGCGGGGCTTGCTACGGGCTGGAACGGTGGGGAATTGTCTGAACTCGGCAAAAGGCAGTCCGAAGACCTGGAAAAAGCAATAGCTGAAAAGTTTGATTTAGTTTTCTGCTCGGACCTCAAAAGGGCCATTGATTCTGCCGAAATTGCTTTTGGAAAAAAATACCAAGTAATCCCTGACAGGCGGCTGAGAGAGGTTAATTATGGCAATCTTACCGGAACAGAGTTTTCTGCTTTCAGCGAAAAGCTTGCTGACTTTATAGATGCCAAATTTCCCGGGGGTGAAAGCTACAAGGACGTTGAAAAAAGGGTTTCAGAGTTTTTGGGAGTTCTGAAAACAAATTATCCTGGAAAGAAAATCGCGATTGTTTCCCACCAGGGGCCGCAGCTTGCCCTTGAAGTCCTGATAAACAAAAAGAGCTGGAAAGAGGCACTCAGTGAAGATTGGAGAAGGAAAAAAGACTGGAAGCCCGGATGGAAATATGTCCTTTCAGACTGA